Genomic DNA from Nitrospirota bacterium:
ACTGTTTTTACATTGCCCCTGGGATTAAAGTCTCCGATAACCTCAATAAATCTTGGATTGAGCATATCCTGTAGTTGCCCATAGATACTGTTTGTCACCTCTTCGTGAGATATGTGTTCATTGCGAAAGGAATTAAGGTAGAGCTTCAGTGATTTCAGCTCTACTATCTTGATGTCAGGGATGTATCTGATCCTTATGGTAGCAAAGTCAGGGTACCCGGAACGTGGACAGAGACATGTGAATTCACCAAAGGTAATGGAGACTTCGTAGTCCCTTTCAGGGAAGGGATTATCCCATGCTTCAAGCTCTTTTTTTTCAATTTCCCGCTCTCCGTATTTCATATTATT
This window encodes:
- the queF gene encoding preQ(1) synthase; this translates as MKYGEREIEKKELEAWDNPFPERDYEVSITFGEFTCLCPRSGYPDFATIRIRYIPDIKIVELKSLKLYLNSFRNEHISHEEVTNSIYGQLQDMLNPRFIEVIGDFNPRGNVKTVIRVASDMGAKND